The Microbacterium limosum sequence GGGCGACACGACCGGGTCGCTCACCCTCGACGGCGTCCCCGCCGCGCACGCGCGCGGCCGCGCCGGGATGGTGCTGCAGGACCCGGACAGCCAGGCGATCCTCGCGAGGGTCGGCGACGATGTCGCATTCGGCTGCGAGAACCTCGGCGTGCCGCGTCCCGAGATCTGGACGCGGGTCGGCGAGGCGCTGGATGCCGTGGGTCTCGATGTGCCGCTGGATCGATCCACGTCGGCGCTCTCGGGCGGACAGAAGCAGCGGCTCGCGCTCGCGGGGGCGCTCGCGATGCGGCCGGGCCTGCTGCTGCTCGATGAGCCGACGGCCAACCTCGACCCCGCGGGCGTCGCCGAGGTGAGGGATGCCGTGGCACGCTCCCTCGAGCGCAGCGCGGCGACGCTGGTCGTGGTCGAGCATCGGATCGACGCGTGGCTTCCGCTCGTCGGCCGCGTGATCGTGCTGGGGCGGGAGGGTGTGATCGCCGACGGCTCGCCCGATGCGGTCCTGGGCGCGCACGGGCCCGCCCTCGCAGCGGGAGGCGTGTGGGTTCCGGATGTCCCCCCGCGGCATCCCGCGCCGCCCGCGGCCGAGCCGGGGGAGGTGCTGCTCTCCGGACGCGACGTGCGAGTGGGGCGCCAGCGCGGCCGCCCGGTCGCCGGTCCGCTCTCGATCGACGTGCGGGCGGGCGAGGTGCTGGGCGTGACGGGGCCGAACGGGGCCGGCAAATCGACCCTGGGCCTCACCCTCGCGGGGCTGCTGCCGCCCGAGGGCGGCGAGGTCGCGGCATCCGCGTCGCTTGCGGGGGGCCTCGGCGCGGCGCCCGTCTCGTGGCCCGCTCGGGGTTTGCTCACCCGCATCGGCACGGTGCTGCAGGATCCCGAGCACCAGCTGCTGCGCACGAGCGTGCGGGCCGAGCTCGAGGTGGGCCCCCGCGCGCTGCGCCTGCCCGAGGCCGAGGTGCAGGTCCGCGTCGACGAGCTGCTGGCGCGCCTGCGCCTGGAGACGCTGGCGGAGGCGAACCCGTATACGCTCTCGGGTGGCGAGAAGCGGCGCCTGACGGTCGGTGCGATGCTCGCGACCCGCCCCCGCGTCCTCGTACTCGACGAGCCGACCTTTGGCCAGGATGCCGTGACGTGGGCCGAGCTCGTGGCCCTCATCGCGCGGCTGCGCGACGAGGGAGCGGGGATCGTGGCCGTCACGCACGACGAGCACGTCCTGCGAGCGCTGCGCGCGCGGCGGCTCGCCCTTCCCGCGCAGGATCGGGCGGCGGCGGCGTGAGCGCCCGCGCCGATTCGCCGCCGGCCTCCGCCGGGTCGCTGCAGGCCCCGGCCCCGCGCGGGGCCGGCGTGCTGGCGGCGCGCAATCCCGTGGCCAAGCTCGCGGCGGCGCTGCTGATCGCGCTGCCGCTCGTCCTCACGATCGACTGGGTCTCGGCCGCCGTCTCGCTCGCGCTCTCGAGCATCCTGCTCGTGTTCTCGGGCGTGCGGTGGCGTGAGTTCTGGGTGCGCACCCTCCCGATCTGGGTCGCGGCGCCGCTGACGGCCGTGACGATCGCCCTCTACGGCTCGCCCGCCGGAACCGTCTACGCGGAATGGTTCGTCGTGAGGATCAGCGACGGATCGCTCGATCTGGCGCTGGCGACCTTCTTCCGCGTGCTCGCGATCGCCCTGCCCGGCGTCGTGCTCTTCATCACGGTCGACCCCACCGACCTCGCCGACGGTCTCGCGCAGATCGTGCGGCTCCCCGCTCGGTTCGTGCTCGGCGCGCTCGCCGGGATGCGGCTGCTGGGGCTCCTCGCCGACGACTGGCGGGCGCTGACCCTCGCCCGCCGGGCCCGCGGCGTCGCGGACGAGGGGCGGGTGCGCCGCCTGCTCGGCATGGTGTTCGCGCTCTTCGTGCTGGCCATCCGGCGCGGCACGAAGCTCGCCACGGCGATGGAGGCGCGGGGCTTCGGTACCGACGGAGCGCGGACGTTCGCGCGCGAGTCCCGCTGGGGCGCCGCCGACACGGGACTCGTGATCGCGGGTGCCGCGATCTCGGCGATCGCGATCACGACGGCCGTCGCCACGGGTTCCTGGAGATTCGTGCTCGGAGTCTGACGGGGCGGCGACCGAGCAGGGCCGTCGTCCCGCTCGCCGTCCGTGCGCATGGGACCCGGTTCCGCGTACCCTGGAACAGGATGCCGAGCGAGAGCTCACGGCGAGTTCGTTCGAAGGAGAACCGATGCACGAAGGCAGATCCGGCGCGCTCGTCACGGGCGGCGCCAGCGGGCTCGGGCTCGCGACCGCGAGGCGCCTCGCCGCCGACGGCTACGTCGTCACGATCCTCGACCTGCCCGGCGCCGCCGGAGACGAGGTCGCCGCGGAGCTCGGCGGGGTCTTCGCGCCGGCCGACGTCACGAACGAGGAGCAGGTGCGCGCCGCGGTCGCCGAGGCATCCGCCCTCGCGCCCCTGCGCGTCGTCGTGAACTGCGCCGGGATCGCGCCGCCCGCGAAGGTGCTGGACCGCGACGGGAACCCGGGCTCGCTCGCCGACTTCGAGCGGGTCGTGCGCATCAACCTCGTCGGCACCTACAACGTCATCGCGCAGGCCGCCGCCGCCATGGCGGTCAACGAGGCGAGCCCCGACGGGGAGCGCGGCGTCATCGTCAGCACCGCGAGCGTCGCCGCGTTCGACGGCCAGATCGGACAGCCGGCATACGCGGCGAGCAAGGGCGGTGTGCACGCGATGACGCTGCCGATCGCGCGGGAGCTCGCCCGCCACGGCATCCGGGTCGTCACGATCGCGCCGGGCATCATGGAGACGCCGATGCTGAAGGGCCTGCCGCAGGCGGCGCAGGACTCCCTCGGCGGACAGGTGCCCTTCCCCCCGAGGCTCGGCCGGCCCGACGAGTACGCCGCCCTCGTGCAGCACATCGTCTCGAACGGCTACCTCAACGGCGAGACGATCCGCCTCGACGGCGCGATCCGGATGGCACCGCGATGAGCGAGACGATCCGCCTCGCGATCGCGGACGGCCTCGCGCGCATCACGCTGAACCGGCCCGCCCGGCTCAACGCCTTCGACGAGGAGATGGCCCACGCGTGGGAGCGCGCCACGGTCGAGGCGACGTCCTCCGACGACGTCGGCGCGATCCTCGTGGATGCCGCGGGCCCCGCCTTCTGCGCCGGCGGCGACGTCGTGGCGATGTCGAGCACGGTCGGCTCGGGCGAGGGCATCGCGGCGCTCGCCCACATCATCCACCGTGGCATCCGGGCGCTCGTGGAGTCGTCGGTGCCGGTCGTCGCGGCGGCGCACGGCACGACGGCGGGCGGGGGCCTCGGCATCCTGCTCGCGAGCGACTACGCCGTCGCGGCCGCCGACTCGAGGATCGGCAGCCGGTACGCGGGCGTCGGCCTCACGCCCGACCTGTCGGTCTCGGCGCAGCTCGCGCGCGCCGTGGGCGAGCGCCGCGCCCTGCAGCTGGTGCTGAGCGATCGGATGCTGTCGGCCGACGAGGCGCTCGCGTGGGGGCTCGTCGCCGAGGTCGCGCCGCCCGACGGGGTCGCCGCGCGCGCCGAGGCGGTCGCACGCTCGTGGCTCGAGGGCGCGACCGCGGCGTACGGGCAGGCGAAGCGTCTCATCCGTTCCCGGCCCACGCGCTCGTTCGCGGGCCAGCTCGACGAGGAGGCCCGCACGATCGGCGCGGCCTTCGACACCCCCGAGGCGGCCGCACGCATCGCGGCGTTCGCCGCGGCATCCGCACGGAAGGATCCTCGATGACCGACTCCGCCCCCCTGGCCGGCCGCACCATCCTCATGTCGGGGGGCAGTCGCGGCATCGGCCTCGCGATCGCGCTGCGCGCCGCCGCAGACGGCGCCAATATCGCGTTGCTGGCGAAGACCGACGCGCCTCATCCGAAGCTCGAGGGCACGGTGCACTCGGCGGCCGAGCAGATCCGCGCCGCGGGGGGCAACGCCCTGCCGATCGTGGGCGACGTGCGCGACGACGACGACATCACGCAGGCCGTGCTGATGACGCAGGGGGAGTTCGGCGGCATCGACGTCGTCGTGAACAACGCGAGCGTGATCGACCTGTCGGGCTCGCTGGAGCTCTCGGCGAAGAAGTACGACCTCATGCAGGACGTCAACGTACGCGGCACGTTCATGCTCAGTCGGGCCGCCGTGCCGATCCTGCGCGAGAGCGAGAACCCTCACATCCTCTCCCTCTCCCCGCCGCTGAACCCCACCCCGCGGTGGCTCGGCGCGCACACGGGGTACTCGCTCGCGAAGTTCGGGATGACGATGGTCACGCTGGGGCTCGCGGCCGAGTTCGCGGGCGACGGCATCGCCGCCAACACCCTCTGGCCCCGCACGACGATCGCGACCGCCGCCGTGCAGAACCTCCTCGGCGGCGACCGCGTCATGGCGGCCAGCCGCACGCCCCAGATCTACGCCGACGCCGCGTACGAGGTCATCACGCGACCGGCGGACTCCGCCACGGGGCGGCAGCTCATCGTCGAGGACGTGCTCGCCGAGGCCGGCGTCACCGACCTCGCGCGGTACGCGGCGGTTCCGGGCACCCCCGACGAGCGGCTCTACCCCGACATCTTCCTGGACTGACGACCCCGCCGGCCGTGCGTGCGGCTGCTCACCGCGACAACATTCCGGAGGAACGCAGGTCGCGGCGCACGCCTGCCGCGAAAAGACGGGCCGGCCCGGTGCGCGGGGCGGGATGTCTCCGGAGTGTTGTCGCGCGTGCGGCGGATACCATCGCCGAATGCCGACGATGAGCGCGGGAATCCTCCTGTACCGCTTCGCGGAGCCCGGTCGGTCTGACCTCCTCGAGGTCTTCATCGCGCACATGGGCGGCCCCTACTGGGAGCGGAAGAAGCAGGGCGCCTGGAGCATCCCCAAGGGCGAATACGACCCCGACGCCGAGCCTGCGCTGGATGCCGCGCGGCGCGAGTTCGCGGAGGAGCTCGGTGTCGACCCCCCGGCCACGGCGTACGCCGAGCTGGGGACGTTCGCGTACTCATCCGGCAAGCGTGTCGTCGTGTTCGTCGCCGACGGCTCCGGCTTCGACCCTGGAGGGCTCGCCTTCGGCGAGTTCGAGATGGAGTGGCCGCCGCGCTCCGGCCGCACCCGGTCCTTCCCCGAGGTCGACGACGCGCGCTGGG is a genomic window containing:
- a CDS encoding ABC transporter ATP-binding protein, with product MGAAPAPPRPVAVTAAGWGWRYASRHAWALSGIDLRIEPGERVLLLGASGAGKSTLLHALAGVLGGDDEGDTTGSLTLDGVPAAHARGRAGMVLQDPDSQAILARVGDDVAFGCENLGVPRPEIWTRVGEALDAVGLDVPLDRSTSALSGGQKQRLALAGALAMRPGLLLLDEPTANLDPAGVAEVRDAVARSLERSAATLVVVEHRIDAWLPLVGRVIVLGREGVIADGSPDAVLGAHGPALAAGGVWVPDVPPRHPAPPAAEPGEVLLSGRDVRVGRQRGRPVAGPLSIDVRAGEVLGVTGPNGAGKSTLGLTLAGLLPPEGGEVAASASLAGGLGAAPVSWPARGLLTRIGTVLQDPEHQLLRTSVRAELEVGPRALRLPEAEVQVRVDELLARLRLETLAEANPYTLSGGEKRRLTVGAMLATRPRVLVLDEPTFGQDAVTWAELVALIARLRDEGAGIVAVTHDEHVLRALRARRLALPAQDRAAAA
- a CDS encoding SDR family NAD(P)-dependent oxidoreductase — its product is MHEGRSGALVTGGASGLGLATARRLAADGYVVTILDLPGAAGDEVAAELGGVFAPADVTNEEQVRAAVAEASALAPLRVVVNCAGIAPPAKVLDRDGNPGSLADFERVVRINLVGTYNVIAQAAAAMAVNEASPDGERGVIVSTASVAAFDGQIGQPAYAASKGGVHAMTLPIARELARHGIRVVTIAPGIMETPMLKGLPQAAQDSLGGQVPFPPRLGRPDEYAALVQHIVSNGYLNGETIRLDGAIRMAPR
- a CDS encoding enoyl-CoA hydratase/isomerase family protein, giving the protein MSETIRLAIADGLARITLNRPARLNAFDEEMAHAWERATVEATSSDDVGAILVDAAGPAFCAGGDVVAMSSTVGSGEGIAALAHIIHRGIRALVESSVPVVAAAHGTTAGGGLGILLASDYAVAAADSRIGSRYAGVGLTPDLSVSAQLARAVGERRALQLVLSDRMLSADEALAWGLVAEVAPPDGVAARAEAVARSWLEGATAAYGQAKRLIRSRPTRSFAGQLDEEARTIGAAFDTPEAAARIAAFAAASARKDPR
- a CDS encoding NAD(P)-dependent oxidoreductase, with the translated sequence MTDSAPLAGRTILMSGGSRGIGLAIALRAAADGANIALLAKTDAPHPKLEGTVHSAAEQIRAAGGNALPIVGDVRDDDDITQAVLMTQGEFGGIDVVVNNASVIDLSGSLELSAKKYDLMQDVNVRGTFMLSRAAVPILRESENPHILSLSPPLNPTPRWLGAHTGYSLAKFGMTMVTLGLAAEFAGDGIAANTLWPRTTIATAAVQNLLGGDRVMAASRTPQIYADAAYEVITRPADSATGRQLIVEDVLAEAGVTDLARYAAVPGTPDERLYPDIFLD
- a CDS encoding NUDIX domain-containing protein produces the protein MPTMSAGILLYRFAEPGRSDLLEVFIAHMGGPYWERKKQGAWSIPKGEYDPDAEPALDAARREFAEELGVDPPATAYAELGTFAYSSGKRVVVFVADGSGFDPGGLAFGEFEMEWPPRSGRTRSFPEVDDARWVDAREATDLLVKGQRPALEALERLLAAASTP
- a CDS encoding energy-coupling factor transporter transmembrane component T, with product MQAPAPRGAGVLAARNPVAKLAAALLIALPLVLTIDWVSAAVSLALSSILLVFSGVRWREFWVRTLPIWVAAPLTAVTIALYGSPAGTVYAEWFVVRISDGSLDLALATFFRVLAIALPGVVLFITVDPTDLADGLAQIVRLPARFVLGALAGMRLLGLLADDWRALTLARRARGVADEGRVRRLLGMVFALFVLAIRRGTKLATAMEARGFGTDGARTFARESRWGAADTGLVIAGAAISAIAITTAVATGSWRFVLGV